A region from the Maniola jurtina chromosome 20, ilManJurt1.1, whole genome shotgun sequence genome encodes:
- the LOC123875970 gene encoding cyclin-Q, with the protein MKDVIDVMALQSNRRERRLADYRGGPGHSLATNFIFECGIKLGLQPATVATAAIFYHKFFKEADKNDYDCYVICTACLCAAGKSRDEPVRLRDAVNVAHNSINRGAGPLELGEEYWSWRGAVAQAELLVLRLLGFNLDAPSPHRYLLHYLRSLQEWFPAPQWRSAPIARTAMAFLQDFHHSSSILDYRAPHIAVACLTLALHVLGVSVPLASTLDDDAAWYSVFTKDLQKEKNWEIMEKIMQVYSKEPEPI; encoded by the exons ATGAAAGACGTGATCGATGTGATGGCTCTTCAAAGTAATAGACGCGAAAGACGGCTAGCTGATTACCGGGGCGGGCCCGGCCATAGCTTAGCGACGAACTTCATATTTGAATGCGGTATCAAACTCGGCTTGCAACCGGCTACCGTTGCTACGGCAGCGATATTTTACCATAAATTCTTTAAAGAAGCTGATAAAAACGATTATGATTGCTACGTGATTTGTACAGCTTGTCTGTGCGCAGCTGGGAAGTCAAGAGATGAGCCTGTGAGGTTACGTGATGCAGTTAACGTAGCTCATAATTCTATTAACCGTGGAGCTGGTCCTTTGGAACTGGGGGAGGAGTATTGGTCATGGAGAGGTGCAGTGGCTCAAGCGGAACTCCTAGTACTGCGTTTACTCGGATTTAACCTAGACGCGCCTTCTCCACATAGATATTTGCTGCACTATTTACGTTCGCTACAAGAATGGTTCCCTGCGCCGCAGTGGCGATCTGCACCAATAGCTCGAACTGCCATGGCTTTCTTACAAGATTTCCATCATTCGTCCTCTATACTGGACTACAGAGCGCCACATATTGCAGTTGCCTGCTTGACTCTGGCCTTACATGTACTTGGTGTATCAGTACCGCTAGCATCAACTTTAGATGATGATGCAGCATGGTATTCT GTTTTCACAAAAGATTTACAAAAAGAGAAGAACTGGGAAATAATGGAGAAAATAATGCAAGTCTATAGCAAAGAACCAGaacctatataa